The nucleotide window ataaggagttagGTTACTCCTCTcattgccaattgattttggggtggaacctcaacttccttcaataTGATATTATGATATGCAAGCAAGTTGGacaatatataataaactGAACAATTCAATTACTTTGAATTCCAAACTGCACAGGCTGTGTCTTTATATGAAGGTGAGCTGTTGCTCAAGAAACTCAACTGTGGAACAACATCATGGCTTCAGAGATCAAGGTTGAAGTCACTCACAAGGAAACAATTAAACCATCCTCTCCAACTCCTTCACATCTTCAAATTACCAACCTCTCTGTTTTTGATCAGCTTTCTCCTGATGTTTATATACCACTACTTCTCTTCTACCCCAACAATAgtagtgatgatgatgatgaggtcaATAAAATTGATCACCATTCTTTGGTTGCTGAAAAATCCAAGCTTCTAAAGGCATCATTATCTGAAACCCTAACTCACTTCTACCCCTTTGCAGGTAAATTCCAATAtaatgtttcaatttcttgCAATGACCATGGGACTGCATTTTCTGAAGCTCAAGTGAACTGTCccatattgaaaattttggacaAACCCGATTTTGGGATCCTAAGAAAATTGCTTCCAACTGATATAGCATCCACACAAGCAGACACAGGCTATCTTCTACTAGTCCAGGCCAACTTCTTTGAATGCGGTGGGTTGGCAATTGGAGTCAGCAGTTCTCATATCATCAGCGATGCCTATACACTCAGGACATTCATTAAAAGCTGGGCTGATATTGCCCTAATGGGCACCTTTACTACTGATCGTCATGCCGTGCTTCCCCAGAAATTTGGTGCTGCAGCTACTCTTTTCCCACAACTAGATTTCTTGAACTCAGCTCAACCTGCCGTGGAGTTTGCTGAAGAAAAGTGCATAACAAAGAGATTTGTGTTTGATGCCTCAAATATTGCAGCTCTTAAGTCCAGAGCTGCCAGTGCCGCCTTGCCAAACCCAACGCGCGTTGAAGCAGTGTCGGCGCTTATTTGGAAGTGTGTCTGGGAGGCATCGAGGGTATCAACCTCGGGTATTGTGAGGCCATCCGAGTGGTCTCTGGTGGTGAACATAAGGAAAATATTGGTGCAGCAGCCATTGGCAGATGACTTGATGGGAAATCTTGTGGGGGTGTTTACAGTAAAAACGGAGGCAAGAGAAGTAGTAGATATTGATGTTCAAAGCTTGGTTACCAAATTGAGGAAAGGGGTTGAGGAGTTTAAAGCAAAATATGGAAATGGAGTTAGTGGGGTGGAAGTATGTCATTTCTTTAAAGAGTTTAGGAACTTCATGACAAGGGATGCAGACAACTATAACTGCAGCAGTTGGTGCAGGTTTCCTTTCTATGAAACCAACTTCGGATGGGGAAATCCATTGTGGGTGTGCCAGTGTATAGGAGTGAAGAATCTATTTGTTTTGATGGATACAAGAAATGGGGATGGTGTAGAAGCGTCCCTGACTTTCAATGAAGAAGTCATGGCCGTGTTCGAAACCAATAAGAACTTGCTCGAGTATGCTTCTGTGAATCCGGCTGTCATTTAATTGCTAAATactttttgttaattaaaaaaaaaacatcggTTATAATTTGGATTTGACAGTTCGACGATCTCTATTGTACCAATAAAATTGAAAGCGGGTGTTTTCATTAggttatatgtttttttgtttcgcTTATATGGTCCCGTAACCGCTGTGCAAGCTAAGTTGTAGCTATTGCCAAACTGACAATCAAGAACAAAGTTTTATCATGGTATTTGAACAATGTAGAAATAGTTACACAGACACATATATAAGAAACCCGTTTTTTACTAACCAAGGAAAATCCTAACGTTGGAGTCTTTTTGTTTTAGCCGTATCCCTGC belongs to Prunus persica cultivar Lovell chromosome G4, Prunus_persica_NCBIv2, whole genome shotgun sequence and includes:
- the LOC109948993 gene encoding BAHD acyltransferase At5g47980-like, with amino-acid sequence MASEIKVEVTHKETIKPSSPTPSHLQITNLSVFDQLSPDVYIPLLLFYPNNSSDDDDEVNKIDHHSLVAEKSKLLKASLSETLTHFYPFAGKFQYNVSISCNDHGTAFSEAQVNCPILKILDKPDFGILRKLLPTDIASTQADTGYLLLVQANFFECGGLAIGVSSSHIISDAYTLRTFIKSWADIALMGTFTTDRHAVLPQKFGAAATLFPQLDFLNSAQPAVEFAEEKCITKRFVFDASNIAALKSRAASAALPNPTRVEAVSALIWKCVWEASRVSTSGIVRPSEWSLVVNIRKILVQQPLADDLMGNLVGVFTVKTEAREVVDIDVQSLVTKLRKGVEEFKAKYGNGVSGVEVCHFFKEFRNFMTRDADNYNCSSWCRFPFYETNFGWGNPLWVCQCIGVKNLFVLMDTRNGDGVEASLTFNEEVMAVFETNKNLLEYASVNPAVI